The Polaribacter sp. MED152 region AATATATTTAAAGTATTCTTTTAAAACTTTATCATTCTCTAAACTTGGTGTAAAGATTTCTAAAATTTTAGGTTGATTTGATTCTTTATAAAAATTTTCTAATTCTTTTTGAACAGAAATCGTAGAAAACGCTTTGCTATACTCAAAATTATGCATTTTACATAAATGCTCTGCTGTTAAACAATGAGGCGTTTCGAAATATTTTGTGGCGTTTGTAGTTTTAGGACCAGGAATAATTTTAAAAATTCCACCTCCTGAATTATTCACTAATATAATTCTAAAATTTGTTGGTATATTCTTATTCCACAAACCATTACTATCATAGAAAAAACTTAAATCTCCAGTAATAAAAATAGTTTGTCTGTTACAGGCATAAGCTGCACCAATAGCTGTAGATGTGCTACCATCAATACCACTTGTACCTCTATTACAAAACACTTCTAAAGTACTGTCTATAGTAAACATTTGCCCATATCTAATAATAGCACTATTACTAAATTGCAACTGACTATTTTTAGGGATACTTTCTAAAACTTGCTCAAAAACCTTTAAATCAGAATGTGCTATAGTTTCTAAATATTGAACATGTTTTTGCCTTCTCTCATTTCTTACAGCCAACCAATTTGGTTGATAATTACTCTGTTTTTTAGAAATGATGCTATTAAATTTACTAAAGAAATCTACAGGTTTTGTTTGTATAAATTCAGACAAGCAGAAAAAAGTATTGGTTGCTTTTTTCTCATCAATATTCCAGTGATGTTTAGGTTGATAATCTCTTAGAAAACGTTTAATCCTTTTAGAAACTATCATGCCACCAAATGTGATAAGAATGTCTGGTTGTAACTCTTTAAATTCTTCTTCTCCCAAAGAAAAAATAAGTTGATCTATAGAGTTTATAGCTTTAGAATGATGCAGATTAGAAGTAGTTTCTGTTAACAAAATAACTGAATCATCTTCTGAATATAAATCCATCAATTTATGCAATTCTGTATCTGGATGATTCACACCAATCACTAACATTTTCTTATCAGAACTGTTCCATATTTTAGCCAATTCATCATAATTGATATTAGAATTATCTAAAGAACTCATACTTATATGAGGAAAATGAAAATCTTCTAAATCGCTTACAGTATCATACAATGGCTCATCAAAAGGTACATTAATATGAACAGGACCTTTGTTTGAGTTTGCCAATTGTAAAGCCTCACCTATTAATTGGGCATTCCTAGTTTTAAACTTTGGATTTTCAATCAAGTTGGCAGAAAATAGAATGTGATTTTCAAACACATTTTCCTGACGAATTGTTTGTCCATCACCAATATCTATAAGATGCTTTGGTCTATCAGCAGAAATAACAACTAAAGGTATATTACTATAAAACGCTTCTGCAATTGCAGGGTAATAATTTAGTAAGGCAGAACCAGAAGTACATAAAACTGCAACCGGTTTTTGAGTTTGCTGTGCAATACCTAGCGCAAAAAACGCAGCACACCTTTCATCTACCACACTTAACGTTTCAATTTCTGGATGATTAGAAAAACCAATAGTTAAAGGCGCATTTCTAGAACCTGGAGAAATAACAACAGTATCAACATTAAATTGATGACAAGCTGCTATAACTAATTGTGCAAGTTCTTTTTTTGGGTACATAAAAATCTTTAGTGATTTAAATGCAAAGTTACGAAGAGATAAAGATTTAAAAGAAAAAAAAGCCAGAAACTAAATTGAATTTAATTTCTGGCTTTTTATATAATTTATTTGAAAAGAAATTAGTTTCCTTTATTAAAATCTGCTAAAAATTTAGCTAAACCTATGTCTGTTAAT contains the following coding sequences:
- the menD gene encoding 2-succinyl-5-enolpyruvyl-6-hydroxy-3-cyclohexene-1-carboxylic-acid synthase — its product is MYPKKELAQLVIAACHQFNVDTVVISPGSRNAPLTIGFSNHPEIETLSVVDERCAAFFALGIAQQTQKPVAVLCTSGSALLNYYPAIAEAFYSNIPLVVISADRPKHLIDIGDGQTIRQENVFENHILFSANLIENPKFKTRNAQLIGEALQLANSNKGPVHINVPFDEPLYDTVSDLEDFHFPHISMSSLDNSNINYDELAKIWNSSDKKMLVIGVNHPDTELHKLMDLYSEDDSVILLTETTSNLHHSKAINSIDQLIFSLGEEEFKELQPDILITFGGMIVSKRIKRFLRDYQPKHHWNIDEKKATNTFFCLSEFIQTKPVDFFSKFNSIISKKQSNYQPNWLAVRNERRQKHVQYLETIAHSDLKVFEQVLESIPKNSQLQFSNSAIIRYGQMFTIDSTLEVFCNRGTSGIDGSTSTAIGAAYACNRQTIFITGDLSFFYDSNGLWNKNIPTNFRIILVNNSGGGIFKIIPGPKTTNATKYFETPHCLTAEHLCKMHNFEYSKAFSTISVQKELENFYKESNQPKILEIFTPSLENDKVLKEYFKYIK